In Thauera sp. JM12B12, one DNA window encodes the following:
- a CDS encoding PilT/PilU family type 4a pilus ATPase — translation MERDQALKFMHDLLRLMLQKNGSDLFITSGFPPAIKIDGKIVPQSNQMLQAQHTAELARAIMNDRQAADFEAHKECNFGISPAGIGRFRANAFMQQGKVGLVLRTIPQKIPNFGELGLPPVLNDIALAKRGLVIFVGGTGTGKTTSLASMVDYRNENTFGHIITIEDPIEFLHPHKNCIVTQREVGIDTESWEAALKNTLRQAPDVILMGEIRDRETMDYAVAFAETGHLCLATLHANSANQAIDRIINFFPEDRRQQLLMDLSLNLRAMISQRLLPLKDRKGRVPAVEVLLNSPLIADLIFKGNVPEIKEIMKRSRELGMQTFDQSLFQLYEDELITYEDALRNADSVNDLRLQIKLHSRHGEQDSSGGLKNLGIL, via the coding sequence ATGGAACGCGATCAGGCCCTCAAGTTCATGCACGACCTGCTGCGGCTGATGCTGCAGAAGAACGGCTCCGACCTCTTCATCACCTCCGGCTTTCCACCCGCGATCAAGATCGACGGCAAGATCGTGCCGCAGTCGAACCAGATGCTGCAGGCGCAGCACACCGCCGAGCTCGCGCGCGCGATCATGAACGACCGCCAGGCAGCCGACTTCGAGGCGCACAAGGAGTGCAACTTCGGCATCTCGCCGGCCGGCATCGGCCGCTTCCGCGCCAACGCCTTCATGCAGCAGGGCAAGGTCGGGCTGGTGCTGCGCACGATCCCGCAGAAGATTCCCAACTTCGGTGAGCTCGGCCTGCCGCCGGTGCTCAACGACATCGCGCTCGCCAAGCGCGGCCTGGTGATCTTCGTGGGCGGCACCGGTACCGGCAAGACGACCTCGCTCGCGTCGATGGTCGACTACCGCAACGAAAACACCTTCGGCCACATCATCACGATCGAGGACCCGATCGAGTTCCTCCACCCGCACAAGAACTGCATCGTCACCCAGCGCGAGGTCGGCATCGACACCGAATCCTGGGAGGCCGCGCTCAAGAACACCCTGCGCCAGGCGCCCGACGTGATCCTGATGGGCGAGATCCGCGACCGCGAGACCATGGACTACGCCGTCGCCTTCGCCGAGACCGGCCACCTGTGCCTAGCCACGCTGCACGCCAACAGCGCCAACCAGGCGATCGACCGCATCATCAACTTCTTCCCGGAAGACCGCCGCCAGCAGCTGCTGATGGACCTCTCGCTCAACCTGCGCGCGATGATCTCTCAGCGCCTGCTGCCGCTGAAGGACCGCAAGGGTCGCGTGCCCGCGGTCGAGGTGCTGCTCAACTCCCCGCTGATCGCCGACCTGATCTTCAAGGGCAACGTGCCCGAGATCAAGGAGATCATGAAGCGCTCGCGCGAGCTCGGCATGCAGACCTTCGATCAGTCGCTGTTCCAGCTCTACGAGGACGAATTGATCACCTACGAGGACGCGCTGCGCAACGCCGACTCGGTCAACGACCTGCGCCTGCAGATCAAGCTCCACAGCCGTCATGGCGAGCAGGACAGCAGCGGCGGGCTGAAGAACCTCGGCATCCTCTGA
- a CDS encoding YggT family protein, giving the protein MLANILLLVLDVAGGFLTLMLLARFYMQWQRVSFRNQLGQFVVTTTDWIVRPLRRFIPGLFGLDMASLLPAWVVQVLLVMAELSLRGAVFSGNTAAVLAGLWGVGLIELLRMMVYLMFAVVLGSALLSWVSPHAPLAPLLNAIAAPFLRPFRRVVPTIANVDLSPLLLLLVLQIVLMVLASARNGFAPLLFGG; this is encoded by the coding sequence ATGCTCGCCAACATCCTGCTGCTGGTGCTCGACGTCGCCGGCGGTTTCCTGACCCTGATGCTGCTGGCGCGTTTCTACATGCAGTGGCAGCGCGTCTCTTTCCGCAACCAGCTCGGCCAGTTCGTCGTCACCACCACCGACTGGATCGTGCGCCCGCTGCGCCGCTTCATCCCCGGACTGTTCGGCCTCGACATGGCGAGCCTGCTGCCGGCCTGGGTGGTGCAGGTGCTGCTGGTGATGGCCGAGCTCAGCCTGCGCGGCGCGGTGTTCAGCGGCAATACCGCTGCGGTACTTGCCGGGCTGTGGGGCGTGGGCCTGATCGAGCTGCTGCGCATGATGGTGTACCTGATGTTCGCGGTGGTGCTCGGTTCGGCGCTGCTGTCCTGGGTGAGCCCGCATGCGCCGCTGGCGCCGCTGCTCAACGCGATCGCTGCGCCTTTCCTGCGCCCCTTCCGGCGCGTGGTGCCGACCATCGCCAACGTCGACCTGTCGCCGCTGCTGCTGCTGCTGGTGCTGCAGATCGTGCTGATGGTGCTCGCCAGCGCGCGCAACGGCTTCGCGCCGCTGCTGTTCGGCGGCTGA
- the proC gene encoding pyrroline-5-carboxylate reductase, with protein MKITFLGGGNMATALIGGMLERGFAAAGIQIVELGEAARAALEQRFGVRAVAAFDEAAIDCDVLVLAVKPQQMKAALAPLAGRMRAQLVISIAAGLRLADLGRWLGAPGTPYARLVRCMPNTPALIGAGVTGLYADPSVDAAGREAAERILGAVGSTVWAADEARMDAVTAISGSGPAYVFHLIEALEAAGRGLGFDEADARRLAIDTVLGAARLAANSEDSPTVLRQKVTSKGGTTEAALASLAAAGWHDQLIAAVKAAEARGRELGEQLGKD; from the coding sequence ATGAAGATCACTTTTCTCGGCGGCGGCAACATGGCCACCGCCCTCATCGGCGGCATGCTCGAGCGCGGCTTCGCTGCGGCCGGCATCCAGATCGTCGAACTCGGCGAAGCGGCCCGTGCCGCGCTCGAACAGCGCTTCGGCGTGCGCGCGGTCGCGGCCTTCGACGAGGCGGCGATCGATTGCGACGTGCTCGTGCTCGCGGTCAAGCCGCAACAGATGAAGGCCGCGCTCGCGCCGCTCGCCGGGCGCATGCGCGCCCAGCTCGTCATCAGCATCGCCGCCGGCCTGCGCCTGGCCGATCTCGGGCGCTGGCTGGGCGCGCCGGGGACGCCCTACGCGCGCCTGGTGCGCTGCATGCCCAACACGCCGGCCCTGATCGGCGCCGGGGTGACCGGCCTGTACGCCGACCCGTCGGTGGACGCCGCCGGGCGCGAGGCGGCAGAACGCATCCTCGGTGCGGTGGGCAGCACCGTGTGGGCCGCCGACGAGGCCCGGATGGACGCGGTGACCGCGATCTCGGGCAGCGGTCCGGCCTACGTGTTCCACTTAATCGAGGCGCTCGAGGCTGCCGGCCGCGGCCTGGGCTTCGACGAGGCCGACGCGCGCCGGCTGGCGATCGACACCGTGCTGGGGGCGGCGCGCCTGGCGGCGAACTCGGAAGACTCGCCCACCGTGCTGCGCCAGAAAGTGACCTCCAAGGGCGGCACCACCGAGGCCGCGCTCGCCAGCCTGGCCGCGGCCGGCTGGCACGACCAGCTCATCGCCGCGGTGAAGGCCGCCGAGGCGCGCGGCCGCGAACTCGGCGAACAACTCGGCAAGGACTGA
- a CDS encoding aspartate carbamoyltransferase catalytic subunit, with protein MRNPQLNQHGELQHLLTLDGLPRDILTAILDTAAPFTEVAEREVKKLPLLRGKSVFNLFFENSTRTRTTFEIAAKRLSADVVNLNINTSSAAKGESLLDTVDNLCAMQADMFVVRHAASGAPMLIAQHLQNTRREHISVVNAGDGRHAHPTQGLLDMYTIRHFKHDFTNLTVAIVGDVLHSRVARSQIAALTTLGVPEVRVIGPRTLLPTEVERLGVRVFHDMREGLKGVDVVMMLRLQNERMNGALLPTPQEYYKIWGLTAEKLALAKPDAIVMHPGPMNRGVEIDSAVADGAQAVILPQVTFGIAVRMAVMSMLGSR; from the coding sequence ATGCGAAACCCCCAGCTCAACCAGCACGGCGAACTGCAGCACCTGCTCACGCTAGACGGTCTGCCGCGCGACATCCTCACCGCCATCCTCGACACCGCCGCGCCCTTCACCGAGGTGGCCGAGCGCGAGGTCAAGAAGCTGCCGCTGCTGCGCGGCAAGAGCGTGTTCAACCTGTTCTTCGAGAACTCGACGCGCACCCGCACCACCTTCGAGATCGCCGCCAAGCGCCTGTCGGCCGACGTGGTGAACCTCAACATCAACACCAGCTCGGCCGCCAAGGGCGAGAGCCTGCTCGACACGGTCGACAACCTGTGCGCGATGCAGGCCGACATGTTCGTCGTCCGCCACGCCGCCAGCGGCGCGCCGATGCTGATCGCCCAGCACCTGCAGAACACCCGGCGCGAGCACATCAGCGTGGTCAACGCCGGCGACGGCCGCCATGCGCACCCGACGCAGGGCCTGCTGGACATGTACACCATCCGCCACTTCAAGCACGACTTCACCAACCTGACGGTGGCGATCGTCGGTGACGTGCTGCACTCGCGGGTGGCGCGCAGCCAGATCGCCGCACTGACCACGCTCGGCGTCCCGGAAGTGCGCGTGATCGGCCCCCGGACCCTGCTGCCGACCGAGGTCGAGCGCCTGGGCGTGCGCGTGTTCCACGACATGCGCGAGGGCCTCAAGGGCGTGGACGTGGTGATGATGCTGCGCCTGCAGAACGAGCGCATGAACGGCGCCCTGCTGCCGACGCCGCAGGAGTACTACAAGATCTGGGGCCTCACCGCCGAGAAGCTGGCGCTCGCCAAGCCCGACGCGATCGTGATGCACCCCGGCCCGATGAACCGCGGCGTCGAGATCGACTCGGCCGTGGCCGATGGCGCGCAGGCGGTCATCCTGCCCCAGGTCACCTTCGGCATCGCCGTGCGCATGGCGGTGATGAGCATGCTCGGCAGCCGCTGA
- a CDS encoding type IV pilus twitching motility protein PilT — MDITELLAFAVKNKASDLHLSAGLPPMIRVHGDVRRINLPPLEHKEVHAMVYDIMNDAQRKQYEESWECDFSFAVPNLARFRVNAFNQNRGSAAVFRTIPSKVLTLEELNCPKIFKEIANQPRGIVLVTGPTGSGKSTTLAAMIDYVNENEYGHILTVEDPIEFVHESKRCLINQREVHRDTMSFNNALRAALREDPDVVLVGEMRDLETIRLALTAAETGHLVFGTLHTSSAAKTIDRIVDVFPAAEKDMVRSMLSESLRAVISQTLLKTKDGQGRVAAHEIMIGTPAIRNLIRENKIAQMYSSIQTGQNMGMQTLDQCLADLVRRNVVSAAEARMKAQNKDNFAA; from the coding sequence ATGGACATCACCGAACTGCTTGCCTTCGCGGTCAAGAACAAGGCCTCCGACCTGCATCTGTCGGCGGGGCTGCCGCCGATGATCCGCGTGCACGGCGACGTGCGCCGCATCAACCTGCCGCCGCTCGAGCACAAGGAAGTGCACGCGATGGTGTACGACATCATGAACGACGCCCAGCGCAAGCAGTACGAGGAGAGCTGGGAGTGCGACTTCTCCTTCGCCGTGCCCAACCTCGCCCGCTTCCGTGTCAACGCCTTCAACCAGAACCGGGGCTCGGCGGCGGTGTTCCGGACGATTCCGTCCAAGGTGCTGACGCTGGAGGAGCTCAACTGCCCGAAGATCTTCAAGGAGATCGCCAACCAGCCGCGCGGCATCGTGCTCGTCACCGGCCCCACCGGCTCGGGCAAGTCGACCACGCTGGCGGCGATGATCGACTACGTCAATGAGAACGAGTACGGCCACATCCTCACCGTCGAGGACCCGATCGAATTCGTGCATGAATCCAAGCGCTGCCTGATCAACCAGCGCGAGGTGCACCGCGACACGATGTCCTTCAACAACGCCCTGCGCGCCGCGCTGCGCGAGGACCCGGACGTGGTGCTGGTGGGCGAGATGCGCGACCTCGAGACCATCCGCCTCGCGCTCACCGCAGCCGAGACCGGCCACCTCGTGTTCGGCACCCTGCACACCTCGTCGGCGGCCAAGACCATCGACCGTATCGTCGACGTCTTCCCTGCGGCCGAGAAGGACATGGTGCGCTCGATGCTCTCGGAATCCCTGCGCGCGGTGATCTCGCAGACCCTGCTCAAGACCAAGGACGGCCAGGGCCGGGTGGCGGCGCACGAGATCATGATCGGCACCCCCGCGATTCGCAACCTGATCCGCGAGAACAAGATCGCGCAGATGTACTCCTCGATCCAGACCGGCCAGAACATGGGCATGCAGACGCTCGACCAGTGCCTCGCCGACCTCGTGCGCCGCAACGTGGTGTCGGCGGCCGAGGCGCGCATGAAGGCGCAGAACAAGGACAATTTCGCGGCCTGA
- a CDS encoding THUMP domain-containing protein, producing MAEVFFSPCPRGLEDLLAEELAALGARNAQAVHGGVGWQGDWLACQRANLESRLATRVMWRVAQGRYRAEVDIYKLAYSVTWAKWFTADDTIRIYVTAQKSPLKSLEFITLRVKDAVCDHFRTVAGRRPSVDTANPAVRIHLFLTADTATLYIDTSGEPLYKRGYKPAAVEAPLKENLAAGILRLTGWQPGETLVDPMCGSGTFLIEAAQMALDIAPGLGRSFAFERLRIHDRAGWAALRRAAEQRRKPARVLPVFGSDLVGEWVRRSRLNLDAAGLADCVRLDRADVLERTPPAAEGVMVANPPYGVRIGESEELAAFYPRLGDALKQRWGGWRCYFFTADSALPKLIGLKASRRTPLFNGALECRLYEYRMVAGSNRDRPPRAHA from the coding sequence ATGGCCGAAGTGTTCTTTTCCCCTTGTCCGCGCGGACTGGAAGACCTGCTTGCCGAAGAGCTCGCGGCCCTCGGCGCGCGCAATGCGCAGGCGGTGCACGGCGGCGTCGGCTGGCAGGGCGACTGGCTGGCCTGCCAGCGCGCCAACCTCGAGAGCCGGCTCGCCACCCGCGTGATGTGGCGGGTTGCGCAGGGGCGCTACCGCGCCGAGGTCGACATCTACAAGCTCGCCTACAGCGTCACCTGGGCGAAGTGGTTCACCGCCGACGACACCATCCGCATCTACGTCACCGCGCAGAAGTCGCCGCTGAAGAGCCTGGAATTCATCACCCTGCGGGTGAAGGACGCAGTGTGCGACCACTTCCGCACCGTCGCCGGACGGCGGCCGAGCGTGGATACCGCCAACCCGGCGGTGCGCATCCACCTGTTCCTGACTGCCGACACCGCGACCCTGTACATCGACACCTCGGGCGAGCCGCTCTACAAGCGCGGCTACAAGCCGGCCGCGGTCGAGGCGCCGCTCAAGGAGAACCTCGCCGCCGGCATCCTGCGCCTGACCGGCTGGCAGCCGGGCGAAACCCTGGTCGATCCGATGTGCGGCAGCGGCACCTTCCTGATCGAGGCGGCGCAGATGGCGCTCGACATCGCCCCGGGGCTGGGGCGCAGCTTCGCCTTCGAGCGCCTGCGCATTCATGACCGCGCGGGCTGGGCGGCGCTGCGCCGCGCCGCCGAACAGCGCCGCAAGCCGGCGCGCGTGCTGCCGGTCTTCGGCTCGGATCTCGTCGGCGAATGGGTGCGGCGCAGCCGCCTGAACCTGGACGCGGCGGGCCTGGCCGACTGCGTGCGGCTGGACCGTGCCGACGTGCTCGAGCGCACGCCGCCGGCGGCCGAGGGGGTGATGGTGGCGAACCCGCCCTATGGCGTTCGGATCGGCGAGAGCGAGGAACTGGCCGCCTTCTATCCGCGCCTGGGCGACGCGCTCAAGCAGCGCTGGGGCGGCTGGCGCTGCTACTTCTTCACCGCCGACAGCGCGCTGCCCAAGCTGATCGGCCTCAAGGCGAGCCGGCGCACGCCGCTCTTCAACGGCGCGCTCGAGTGCCGGCTCTACGAGTACCGCATGGTGGCGGGCAGCAACCGCGACCGCCCGCCGCGCGCGCACGCCTGA
- a CDS encoding YggS family pyridoxal phosphate-dependent enzyme: protein MTTIAARLHDVRARIEAATAAAGRPAAGVRLLAVSKTWPVEAVREAALAGQRAFGENYVQEGVDKAEALRELGLEWHFIGPLQSNKTRLVANAFDWVHSVDRLKIAERLAAQRDVHLPPLDVCIQVNVSGEASKSGVAPAAVAGLAQAVAALPRLRLRGLMCIPEPTEDRALLRARFALLRSLRDELNAGGFGLDTLSMGMSHDLEPAIAEGATIVRVGTAIFGERARSAPTPSA from the coding sequence ATGACGACTATCGCCGCGCGGCTCCATGACGTCCGCGCCCGGATCGAGGCGGCCACGGCTGCCGCCGGGCGGCCGGCGGCCGGCGTGCGCCTGCTGGCGGTGAGCAAGACCTGGCCGGTCGAGGCGGTGCGCGAGGCGGCGCTGGCCGGGCAGCGGGCGTTCGGCGAGAACTACGTCCAGGAGGGTGTCGACAAGGCCGAGGCCCTGCGCGAGCTGGGTCTCGAATGGCATTTCATCGGCCCGCTGCAGAGCAACAAGACGCGGCTGGTCGCCAACGCCTTCGACTGGGTGCACAGCGTCGATCGTCTGAAGATCGCCGAGCGCCTGGCGGCGCAGCGCGACGTGCATCTGCCGCCACTCGATGTCTGCATCCAGGTCAACGTCAGCGGTGAGGCGAGCAAGAGCGGCGTGGCGCCCGCGGCGGTCGCCGGGCTCGCGCAGGCGGTCGCGGCCCTGCCTCGGCTGCGCCTGCGCGGCCTGATGTGCATTCCCGAGCCGACCGAGGACCGCGCGCTGTTGCGTGCCCGCTTTGCGCTGCTGCGCAGCCTGCGCGATGAACTCAACGCCGGCGGCTTCGGTCTCGATACCTTGTCGATGGGCATGTCGCACGACCTCGAACCGGCGATCGCCGAAGGCGCCACCATCGTGCGCGTCGGCACGGCGATCTTCGGCGAGCGTGCGAGGTCCGCTCCCACCCCTTCCGCCTGA
- a CDS encoding dihydroorotase: protein MNILISNGRVVDPANRTDAVQNVYIAGGKIVALGRAPDGFAAERTIDASGLVVAPGFIDLAARLREPGFEYRATLESEMEAAMAGGVTSLAIPPDTDPTLDEPGLVEMLTYRAKKLNRAHIYPVGALTIGLKGERLSEMAELVEAGCVAFSQANVPVVDNAVLMRALQYAATFGFRVWLQPLAPFLSRVGHAHDGEVATRLGLSGIPVAAETVALFTYLELAKVTGARLHITRLSSAAGLALIDQARADGTDVSCDVSINHVHLCDMDIGYFNPNCHLIPPLRSQRDREALCRGLAEGRINALCSDHTPVDDDGKQTPFSESEPGATGLELLLPLTLKWADRAGLSLLDGLARITSDAARIVGITKAGHLSVGARADVCVFDPATHVTVSREGLRSQGKNTPFLGMELPGKVHYTLVEGQVMFEG from the coding sequence ATGAACATCCTGATTTCCAACGGCCGCGTCGTCGATCCGGCCAATCGCACCGACGCGGTGCAGAACGTCTACATCGCCGGCGGCAAGATCGTCGCCCTCGGCCGGGCTCCGGACGGTTTCGCTGCCGAGCGCACGATCGACGCCAGCGGGCTGGTGGTCGCCCCCGGCTTCATCGACCTCGCCGCGCGCCTGCGCGAACCCGGCTTCGAATACCGCGCCACGCTCGAGTCCGAGATGGAGGCGGCGATGGCGGGCGGCGTCACCAGCCTGGCGATCCCGCCCGACACCGACCCCACGCTCGACGAGCCCGGTCTGGTCGAGATGCTGACCTACCGCGCCAAGAAGCTGAACCGCGCCCACATCTATCCGGTCGGCGCGCTCACCATCGGCCTCAAGGGCGAGCGCCTGTCGGAGATGGCCGAGCTGGTCGAGGCCGGCTGCGTCGCCTTCTCGCAGGCCAACGTGCCGGTGGTCGACAACGCCGTGCTGATGCGCGCGCTGCAGTACGCCGCCACCTTCGGCTTCCGCGTCTGGCTGCAGCCGCTGGCGCCCTTCCTGTCGCGCGTGGGCCACGCCCACGACGGCGAGGTCGCCACCCGCCTCGGCCTGTCGGGCATTCCGGTGGCCGCCGAGACGGTCGCGCTGTTCACCTACCTCGAACTGGCGAAGGTGACCGGCGCCCGCCTGCACATCACCCGCCTGTCCTCCGCCGCCGGCCTTGCGCTGATCGACCAGGCGCGCGCCGATGGCACGGACGTGAGCTGCGACGTGTCGATCAACCATGTTCACCTGTGCGACATGGACATCGGCTATTTCAACCCCAACTGCCACCTGATCCCGCCGCTGCGCAGCCAGCGCGACCGCGAGGCGCTGTGCCGCGGCCTGGCCGAAGGCCGCATCAACGCGCTGTGCTCGGATCACACCCCGGTGGACGACGACGGCAAGCAGACGCCCTTCTCGGAGTCGGAGCCCGGCGCCACCGGCCTCGAGCTGCTGCTGCCGCTGACGCTGAAGTGGGCCGACCGTGCCGGGCTGTCGCTGCTCGACGGCCTCGCCCGCATCACCTCGGACGCGGCCAGGATCGTCGGCATCACCAAGGCCGGCCACCTGTCGGTGGGCGCGCGCGCCGACGTCTGCGTGTTCGACCCCGCGACCCATGTCACGGTGAGCCGCGAAGGCCTCAGGAGCCAGGGCAAGAACACGCCCTTCCTCGGCATGGAGCTGCCGGGCAAGGTGCACTACACGCTGGTCGAGGGGCAGGTGATGTTCGAAGGCTGA